In one Colletotrichum destructivum chromosome 2, complete sequence genomic region, the following are encoded:
- a CDS encoding Putative P-loop containing nucleoside triphosphate hydrolase, alpha/Beta hydrolase: MGSINKQISRYEITAVFTHPDATVDVVLVHGLNGDPQKTWSSLDGKGVFWPADLLPQSLGKIRANILVYGYNADVYTTSKSRKSASNNFISQHAQTLVTNLTLYRKSERTSRNPIIFVAHSLGGLLVKRALLYSNDVTDRNQEDARSIFISTYGIIFLGTPHAGSDMATWGFVLQRMADAIAPRKVFESESILLKTLKKDNETLESISNHFLDIYQRFKIHMAHENHKTDVKGTKMIVVDTASAGPQLPGVIYYGVEATHSGMCKYDSTSAPGYRNVSTAIRDWAEEAPAVIRTRWEIESNNMSVRAQSEAAERTRGYRSPTEISLPDTRIAQATEVASPTGTTSTTYYYSPSGSVQETSTPRPLFVHPDRFRPNSFFKGRKDELHSLHKLLTDPRRRSEGTSAVLVQGIPGAGKTHLARQYVFNHKEDYPGGIYWIRSTTLQDMEDGFWRIARTEAIRGMAAQEEKKDLSNPQKMVEIVRSWFNESKNWLLVFDGIRFGDDAVLDFIPDRPNSSLIYTSTERAEPGAYRLDNPSILKLGLLPVQDAQELLLEEMGRKQPYTIDDLRRAQDLVQLMGRLPLMIHAAASQMNATREPLAKYLKSFRDTPKVGVLPAYKTIRDQLQKRGDITALNLIYILSFFSQSMPVEMLVLGLKALDKRTPLKTATARHKRSLTQTFVTLINFALVERNETDDVPSSSSQSSRQSVDLNPEPLDTLRVHSIVQAFFVELLAEEEQLEFWLERAVRVFCHSFDEAYARISQDSDTGLPDDYRQYIRHGKKLMEHLDRYKHSNISEKARGQTNLQQ, translated from the exons ATG GGGTCCATCAACAAGCAAATCTCTCGCTATGAAATCACCGCTGTTTTCACCCATCCTGACGCCACAGTCGATGTCGTTCTGGTCCATGGCCTCAACGGTGACCCCCAGAAAACTTGGTCTTCTCTTGACGGCAAAGGCGTCTTCTGGCCTGCCGATCTACTGCCACAGTCCCTGGGGAAAATCCGCGCCAACATCCTGGTCTACGGCTACAATGCAGACGTTTACACAACTTCCAAAAGTCGCAAAAGTGCCAGCAACAACTTCATCTCCCAGCATGCCCAGACTCTAGTCACCAACCTCACCCTTTACCGCAAGAGCGAGCGGACGTCCAGAAATCCCATCATCTTTGTGGCGCACAGCCTCGGCGGTCTTCTCGTCAAGCGTGCTCTTCTCTACTCCAACGACGTTACAGACAGAAACCAAGAGGACGCCAGGTCCATCTTTATCTCGACCTATGGCATCATCTTTCTGGGCACTCCCCACGCCGGTTCGGACATGGCAACATGGGGATTCGTCCTGCAGAGAATGGCAGATGCCATCGCACCCAGAAAAGTGTTCGAAAGCGAGTCGATCCTCCTCAAAACCTTGAAGAAAGACAATGAGACCCTGGAATCCATCAGCAATCACTTTCTCGACATCTACCAGCGTTTCAAGATCCACATGGCCCACGAAAACCACAAGACCGATGTCAAAGGCACAAA AATGATAGTAGTAGACACAGCATCGGCAGGCCCCCAACTACCAGGCGTCATTTACTACGGCGTCGAAGCCACTCATTCCGGCATGTGCAAATACGACAGTACCAGTGCGCCCGGGTACAGAAATGTATCGACTGCCATACGAGACTGGGCAGAAGAAGCCCCGGCAGTGATTCGGACTCGTTGGGAGATCGAGAGTAACAATATGAGTGTGAGAGCGCAATCTGAGGCCGCTGAGAGGACCCGTGGCTATAGAAGCCCCACGGAAATATCTTTGCCAG ATACCAGAATCGCTCAAGCTACTGAAGTCGCATCACCAACTGGAACTACCAGCACTACATACTACTACTCCCCGTCGGGCTCAGTGCAGGAAACCTCGACCCCACGCCCTCTTTTTGTCCACCCTGACCGGTTCCGGCCGAATTCGTTCTTCAAGGGGCGCAAAGACGAACTGCACAGTCTCCACAAGCTATTGACGGACCCCAGGAGACGATCAGAGGGTACCTCTGCCGTGCTCGTCCAGGGCATTCCCGGGGCTGGCAAGACACACTTGGCTCGTCAGTATGTGTTCAACCACAAAGAAGACTATCCAGGTGGCATATACTGGATTCGATCGACCACGCTGCAAGATATGGAGGACGGTTTTTGGCGTATCGCCAGAACCGAGGCTATCAGGGGCATGGCCGctcaagaagaaaagaaggactTGTCGAACCCTCAAAAGATGGTGGAGATTGTAAGGAGTTGGTTCAACGAGTCAAAAAACTGGCTACTGGTATTCGACGGCATTCGGTTTGGTGACGACGCTGTGCTCGACTTTATACCCGATAGACCAAACAGCAGCCTCATCTACACGTCAACCGAGCGCGCGGAACCTGGCGCATATCGACTGGATAACCCTAGCATCCTGAAGCTGGGTCTACTTCCGGTCCAGGATGCGCAAGAGCTGTTGCTCGAGGAGATGGGAAGGAAGCAGCCATACACGATTGATGATCTCAGGCGGGCCCAAGACCTGGTTCAGCTGATGGGTCGTCTACCTTTGATGATCCATGCTGCTGCATCACAGATGAACGCCACACGAGAGCCCCTTGCAAAGTATTTGAAGTCGTTTCGGGATACGCCAAAAGTGGGAGTTCTTCCGGCCTACAAGACAATTCGAGACCAGCTGCAGAAACGAGGTGACATTACTGCGCTGAATCTTATATACATACTCTCTTTCTTTAGCCAATCGATGCCAGTCGAGATGCTGGTACTTGGgctcaaggccctcgacaAGCGAACGCCGTTGAAGACGGCTACCGCTCGCCACAAGCGAAGCTTGACGCAGACGTTCGTCACTTTAATCAATTTCGCTCTCGTGGAGCGGAACGAGACGGATGATGTTCCTTCCTCAAGCTCACAAAGCTCGCGTCAAAGCGTCGACCTCAACCCTGAGCCCTTGGACACTCTTCGTGTCCACAGCATCGTCCAAGCATTCTtcgtcgagcttcttgccgAAGAGGAGCAGTTGGAGTTCTGGCTGGAGCGCGCAGTCCGAGTCTTCTGTCACTCATTTGACGAAGCTTATGCCAGAATAAGTCAGGATTCTGACACAGGCTTGCCGGACGACTACCGGCAATACATAAGGCATGGAAAGAAGTTGATGGAGCATCTCGATCGTTACAAGCATTCGAACATCTCTGAAAAAGCTAGGGGCCAGACCAACCTGCAACAGTAA
- a CDS encoding Putative Ecp2 effector protein: protein MTKVTSALISLLAVYARFTPVAPFYIPSFLNHTNGTNTTYHQPRPPIPSFTTVLGRPETPCTGAGVGVGVGQPLPSTTPASLGTDIETETQGPTAISALTSDCTALADDDAKERYLWYASGFTDNTTLLAIRNHGTCSIGIRPPHADVMANIISGWYVGGMDVAQIIRTAVRDYDVDGLMGATGMMHCEISSAANVDVQWAIFGPDEQAQAGWWVAPPVPSSAGKRQPVGMAVLSAVAVFCQLIFWRVVS, encoded by the exons ATGACCAAGGTAACATCCGCTCTCATTTCTCTCCTCGCCGTCTACGCACGCTTCACCCCCGTGGCCCCCTTCTACATCCCCTCTTTCCTCAACCACACAAACGGCACAAACACTACCTACCACCAGCCCCGGCCCCCTATCCCCAGCTTCACCACGGTCCTCGGCAGGCCCGAGACACCTTGtaccggcgccggcgtcggagtcggcgttggccaacccctcccctccaccacGCCCGCCTCCCTCGGAACCGACATCGAGACCGAGACCCAAGGTCCCAC CGCCATCTCAGCCCTGACCTCCGACTGCACCGCCCtcgctgacgacgacgccaaggagcGCTACCTGTGGTACGCGAGCGGTTTCACCGACAACACCACGCTCCTCGCGATCCGTAACCACGGCACTTGCAGCATCGGCATCCGCCCGCCGCACGCAGACGTCATGGCAAATATCATCTCCGGGTGGTAcgtcggcggcatggacGTCGCGCAGATCATCCGCACCGCTGTCCGGGActacgacgtcgacgggctGATGGGCGCGACTGGCATGATGCACTGCGAGATCAGCTCGGCGGCCAATGTGGATGTGCAGTGGGCCATCTTCGGGCCGGACGAGCAGGCGCAGGCCGGGTGGTGGGTCGCGCCGCCCGTCCCCTCTTCTGCAGGGAAAAGGCAGCCTGTTGGCATGGCCGTGCTGTCGGCCGTTGCCGTTTTCTGCCAACTCATTTTCTGGCGCGTCGTGAGCTGA
- a CDS encoding Putative serine hydroxymethyltransferase, pyridoxal phosphate-dependent transferase, major, which translates to MAANGSTYSLPVSHKEMLEKSLIDSDPEVAEIMKDEIKRQRESIILIASENVTSRAVFDALGSPMSNKYSEGQPGARYYGGNEHIDQIEILCQNRALKAFNLDSSKWGVNVQCLSGSPANLQVYQAIMPVHGRLMGLDLPHGGHLSHGYQTPQKKISAVSTYFETMPYRVNLDTGIIDYDQLEKNAQLFRPKVLVAGTSAYCRLIDYARMRKIADSVGAYLVVDMAHISGLIAAGVIPSPFEHADIVTTTTHKSLRGPRGAMIFFRKGVRSVDARTGKETLYDLENPINFSVFPGHQGGPHNHTITALAVALKQAASPDFKAYQQKVIDNAKAIENKFKALGHKLVADGTDSHMVLLDLRQFSLDGARVEAVLEQINITCNKNSIPGDKSALTPCGLRIGTPAMTSRGFGEADFERVATYIDESIKICKEVQASLPKEANKLKDFKATVAGGQVAKINDLRQEVAAWSASFPLPVEGWRVDAGI; encoded by the exons ATGGCTGCCAACGGTTCTACCTACTCCCTCCCCGTCTCCCACAAGGAG ATGCTGGAGAAGTCCCTCATCGACTCCGACCCTgaggtcgccgagatcatg AAGGACGAGATCAAGCGCCAGCGCGAGTCCATCATTCTCATCGCCTCTGAGAACGTCACCTCCCGTGCCGTCTTCGACGCTCTTGGCTCCCCCATGTCCAACAAGTACTCCGAGGGCCAGCCCGGCGCCAGATACTACGGTGGCAACGAGCACATCGACCAGATCGAGATTCTCTGCCAAAACCGTGCCCTGAAGGCCTTCAACCTTGACTCCTCCAAGTGGGGTGTCAACGTTCAGTGCTTGTCCGGCAGCCCTGCCAACCTCCAGGTCTACCAGGCTATCATGCCCGTCCACGGCCGCCTCATGGGCCTGGATCTCCCCCACGGTGGTCACTTGTCTCACGGCTACCAGACCCCCCAGAAGAA GATCTCTGCTGTCTCTACTTACTTCGAGACCATGCCCTACCGCGTCAACCTCGACACCGGCATCATCGACTACGACcagctcgagaagaacgcccAGCTCTTCCGTCccaaggtcctcgtcgccggtaCCTCGGCCTACTGCCGCCTGATTGACTACGCTCGCATGCGCAAGATCGCCGACTCCGTCGGTGCCTACCTCGTCGTTGACATGGCCCACATCTCCGGTCTCATCGCCGCTGGCgtcatcccctcccccttcgaGCACGCCGACAttgtcaccaccaccacccacaaGTCCCTCCGTGGACCCCGTGGCGCCATGATCTTCTTCCGCAAGGGCGTTCGCTCCGTCGACGCCAGGACCGGCAAGGAGACCCTGTATGACCTGGAGAACCCCATCAacttctccgtcttccccggCCACCAGGGCGGCCCCCACAACCACACCATCACGGCTCTGGCCGTTGCCCTGAAGCAGGCTGCCAGCCCCGACTTCAAGGCCTACCAGCAGAAGGTCATTGacaacgccaaggccatcgagaacAAGTTCAAGGCTCTTGGCCacaagctcgtcgccgacggcaccgacTCTCACAtggtcctcctcgacctccgccAGTTCAGCCTGGACGGTGCCCGTGTCGAGGCTGTCCTTGAGCAGATCAACATCACCTGCAACAAGAACTCCATCCCCGGCGACAAGAGTGCCCTTACCCCCTGCGGTCTCCGCATCGGCACCCCCGCCATGACCTCGCGTGGAttcggcgaggccgacttCGAGCGCGTCGCCACCTACATCGACGAGTCCATCAAGATCTGCAAGGAGGTCCAGGCTTCCCTGCCCAAGGAGGCCAACAAGCTCAAGGACTTCAAGGCCACcgttgccggcggccagGTTGCCAAGATCAACGATCTCCGCCAGGAGGTTGCCGCCTGGAGTGCCagcttccccctccccgtcgaGGGTTGGCGTGTTGACGCTGGCATCTAA